One genomic segment of [Phormidium] sp. ETS-05 includes these proteins:
- a CDS encoding anhydro-N-acetylmuramic acid kinase has product MRVIGLISGTSVDGIDAALVEITGREWDLEVELLAAQTYPYPGGLREQILGVCAGDALSMAELASLDDAIATAFADAAIRIQADHQNAQLIGSHGQTVYHRPPDTTPHHLGYSLQLGRGALIAHLTNITTVSNFRAADIQEGGQGAPLVPKVDVCLLSHPQRHRCIQNLGGIGNVAYLPPSHSHQLIQGWDTGPGNALLDLAVQHLSNGTQTYDQDGAWAATGKPCQPLVAKWLQHPFFHQAPPKSTGRELFGVEYFQQCLIDGREWNLKDADLLATLTELTVASIALGYQKFLPAMPSEVLLCGGGSRNLYLRSRLAAILQLPVMTTDEVGLNGDFKEAIAFAVLAYWRQLGIPGNLPECTGARQAIPLGDIHPKGL; this is encoded by the coding sequence ATGCGAGTAATTGGGTTAATCAGCGGGACTTCCGTGGATGGTATCGATGCTGCCTTGGTGGAAATTACGGGCAGAGAATGGGATTTAGAGGTAGAATTGCTGGCAGCGCAAACCTACCCCTATCCTGGTGGACTGCGGGAGCAAATTTTAGGGGTTTGTGCTGGGGATGCCTTGTCAATGGCGGAACTGGCGAGCCTGGATGACGCGATCGCCACCGCCTTCGCCGACGCCGCCATCAGAATTCAAGCCGACCACCAAAACGCCCAGCTAATTGGTTCCCACGGCCAAACGGTTTACCACCGTCCCCCCGATACTACTCCACACCACCTTGGTTATAGCCTCCAACTGGGACGAGGCGCCCTTATCGCCCACCTCACCAATATCACAACAGTCAGCAACTTTCGCGCCGCCGATATCCAAGAGGGCGGTCAAGGTGCCCCCCTCGTGCCAAAAGTCGATGTTTGCCTCCTTTCCCATCCCCAACGCCATCGCTGCATCCAAAATCTTGGCGGGATTGGCAATGTTGCCTATTTACCTCCGAGCCATAGCCACCAGCTAATCCAAGGCTGGGATACTGGACCAGGTAACGCCTTGTTAGATTTGGCTGTACAGCATCTCAGCAACGGGACCCAAACCTACGACCAAGACGGTGCATGGGCAGCTACCGGTAAACCTTGTCAGCCATTGGTAGCAAAGTGGTTGCAACACCCATTTTTCCACCAAGCACCCCCCAAATCTACCGGAAGAGAATTGTTTGGGGTGGAGTATTTCCAGCAATGTCTGATTGATGGGAGAGAATGGAATCTCAAAGATGCGGATTTATTGGCCACCCTCACAGAATTAACCGTGGCTTCAATTGCTCTCGGATACCAGAAATTTTTGCCCGCCATGCCCTCGGAGGTGTTGCTGTGCGGGGGAGGCAGTCGCAACCTCTACCTGCGCTCACGACTAGCTGCCATCCTGCAACTGCCCGTAATGACTACCGATGAAGTGGGTTTAAACGGGGATTTCAAAGAAGCGATCGCCTTTGCCGTCCTCGCCTATTGGCGGCAACTAGGCATTCCCGGCAACCTGCCCGAATGCACGGGAGCCCGCCAAGCTATTCCCCTCGGCGACATCCACCCCAAAGGTTTGTAG
- a CDS encoding Hsp70 family protein, protein MSPVVSKVTEKSGERPEVGAALAIDFGSSNTTIAILNPHTNLPETLALGDISRHFKITKLSGEIRDVPVVPSLLFVGVGGEVLLGNQVRSARLGLAQPQRLFRGFKRELVADFQPPPSQIDGANYTAASVSELFLKGIWERLRASGVDSSKLIFTVPVGAFERYLDWFREIGTNLFGASEVHCVDESTAAALGYAVQRVGSLVLVVDFGGGTLDLSLIRTSFRAEDIGQSHLKQVQAEVLAKSDAYVGGIDIDTWIVEDYLQQIGSSRGELQEAGWQHLLSIGERVKMKLSRSHMAKESWGETENFPAGELQLTRAQLEQILEDRQLLQQVRQALDEVILIAANKGISKNQIEQVVMVGGSCLIPAVQQLVVSYFGRSRVKVDKVFEAASHGALALTQLTGLDDYLHHSYAIRLWEPQSKSYSYFTLFERGSKYPLDRPSPLTLQAAVEGQQEIRLDIGELAQLSEAEVTFDAAGRMTNSRLYERQEYRSLETHRQQVCVAYLEPPGQPGIDRVWVYFEVDDRRMLLVTVRDLLTGKVLLYKRAIASLI, encoded by the coding sequence ATGAGCCCTGTGGTGAGTAAGGTAACAGAGAAATCGGGAGAGCGACCAGAGGTCGGCGCCGCCCTCGCCATTGATTTTGGCAGTAGCAACACGACGATCGCTATCCTCAACCCCCACACCAACCTCCCGGAAACCCTCGCTCTTGGGGATATATCCCGCCACTTCAAAATCACCAAGCTTAGTGGCGAAATCCGAGATGTCCCAGTGGTCCCTAGCCTTTTGTTCGTGGGTGTTGGGGGGGAGGTTCTCCTGGGCAACCAGGTGCGGTCAGCTCGTTTGGGTCTTGCCCAACCCCAACGCTTGTTTAGAGGGTTCAAAAGAGAATTAGTCGCAGATTTTCAACCCCCGCCTAGCCAAATTGATGGGGCTAACTACACGGCTGCATCAGTATCAGAACTTTTCCTCAAAGGCATCTGGGAGCGTCTGCGTGCCTCTGGGGTGGATTCTTCAAAACTGATTTTTACTGTGCCAGTGGGAGCTTTTGAACGCTATCTTGACTGGTTTCGGGAAATCGGGACGAACCTATTTGGCGCGTCCGAGGTGCATTGCGTGGATGAATCTACTGCAGCAGCTCTCGGCTATGCGGTGCAACGAGTTGGTTCTCTAGTGTTGGTAGTGGATTTTGGCGGGGGTACTCTCGACCTCAGTTTGATTCGCACCTCTTTTCGTGCTGAGGACATTGGTCAGAGCCATCTCAAGCAAGTGCAAGCGGAGGTGTTGGCCAAGTCTGATGCTTATGTGGGGGGAATCGATATTGATACTTGGATTGTGGAAGATTATTTGCAGCAAATCGGTTCTAGTCGGGGGGAACTCCAAGAGGCGGGCTGGCAGCATTTATTGTCAATTGGGGAAAGGGTAAAAATGAAGTTATCCCGCTCCCATATGGCGAAAGAAAGCTGGGGTGAAACTGAAAATTTTCCGGCTGGTGAATTACAATTGACACGGGCTCAGTTGGAGCAGATTCTTGAGGATAGGCAGCTTTTGCAACAGGTGCGCCAAGCCCTGGATGAGGTAATTTTAATTGCGGCTAATAAAGGGATTAGCAAAAATCAAATTGAACAAGTGGTGATGGTGGGTGGTAGCTGTCTGATTCCAGCGGTGCAGCAGTTGGTTGTATCTTATTTTGGCCGCTCGCGGGTGAAGGTGGATAAGGTGTTTGAAGCGGCATCCCACGGGGCTTTGGCTCTTACCCAGTTGACGGGTTTGGATGATTATTTACACCACAGTTATGCTATCCGTCTCTGGGAACCTCAATCTAAGAGTTATTCCTATTTTACTCTGTTTGAACGGGGTTCTAAGTACCCGCTCGATCGCCCTTCGCCCCTCACCTTACAAGCGGCGGTGGAAGGGCAGCAGGAAATTCGCCTCGATATTGGCGAGTTGGCCCAGTTATCGGAAGCTGAGGTGACTTTTGATGCGGCTGGGCGGATGACTAATTCTCGTTTATATGAAAGGCAGGAATACCGCTCTCTGGAAACTCATCGTCAACAGGTTTGTGTAGCTTATCTGGAGCCGCCGGGGCAGCCGGGAATTGACCGGGTATGGGTTTATTTTGAAGTGGACGATCGGCGAATGTTGCTGGTGACGGTGCGGGATTTGCTCACGGGGAAAGTGTTGCTTTACAAGCGGGCGATCGCTTCTCTAATCTAG